A stretch of Apostichopus japonicus isolate 1M-3 chromosome 9, ASM3797524v1, whole genome shotgun sequence DNA encodes these proteins:
- the LOC139973322 gene encoding uncharacterized protein isoform X1, whose translation MWIPRKLRFLVQICFFVLSRNIICFHGESNQQLFVGATEGKVHNYFFLYQRQEYPRDCHEVLHRCSSTSSSGVYLIKPDGYAEPFEVYCDNSVDDGGWTIIQRRFDGSINFNRSWEDYQLGFGFLSSELWIGNKRLSYLTNQKRYQLRIDLTTTDGSSFNVTYDAFRISDDSNSYKIVKAEITNRTVVFVDNYIEWCPTNKTYNECQLCEATCADPDSCINTSCKGSHSCVCPDGFLMNGDNCIRIEDCGCFMENETDGERGVLLKEGEIYVSPNCDKKCSCTDNHLSCDDSYQCDPNADCEERNGLLQCYCPPGYSGDGTQCRPTRGTVPSDCKELYNNGERTSGVYEIQPTNWPDSPFEVYCNMSDGGGWTVFQRRVDASQDFYLFWDDYKIGFGNRSRNFWLGNEKIYGLTNQRPYELRIDFVDKNGDPYYAKYDFFCISDENDNFRLDVGNYSDGDAGDSLTDHDNQPFTTRDKDNDDYDLSDYSSEKNNLARSYDGAWWYMNYDYDNDYFSSLNGPYASYSFYWNTLPGSFNYIKFTEMKVRAIDEE comes from the exons ACTATTTTTTCCTTTATCAACGTCAAGAATACCCAAGAGATTGTCACGAAGTGTTGCATCGGTGTTCATCTACAAGTTCCAGTGGTGTTTATCTCATTAAACCAGACGGCTATGCCGAACCTTTCGAAGTCTACTGTGATAACAGCGTAGATGATGGCGGATGGACG ATCATACAACGTCGGTTTGACGGATCAATCAATTTTAATCGCAGCTGGGAAGATTATCAGCTAGGATTTGGATTTCTTTCGAGTGAATTATGGATCGGTAATAAGAGGCTTTCATACTTAACCAATCAAAAGAGATATCAACTCCGTATTGACTTGACGACAACAGATGGTTCGTCTTTCAATGTGACGTATGACGCTTTCCGAATAAGCGATGACTCCAACAGCTACAAGATCGTCAAAGCAGAAATTACTAACAGAACAGTAG TCTTTGTAGATAACTACATCGAGTGGTGTCCAACAAATAAAACCTACAATGAGTGTCAACTTTGCGAGGCTACCTGTGCAGATCCTGATAGTTGTATCAATACTTCCTGCAAAGGATCTCATTCGTGTGTCTGTCCTGACGGATTTTTGATGAACGGTGATAACTGCATTAGAATAGAGGACTGTGGATGTTTCATGGAAAATGAAACAGATGGAGAGAGGGGTGTATTGCTAAAA GAAGGAGAAATTTACGTCTCTCCAAACTGTGacaagaaatgttcttgtacggATAATCATCTTTCGTGTGACGATAGTTATCAATGCGATCCTAACGCAGATTGTGAAGAAAGAAACGGTCTGTTACAATGTTACTGTCCGCCAGGATATAGCGGAGACGGCACACAGTGTAGGCCTACACGCGGCACAGTTCCTTCTGACTGTAAAGAACTGTACAACAATGGCGAGAGAACAAGTGGCGTCTATGAAATCCAACCCACAAATTGGCCTGACTCTCCATTCGAAGTGTACTGTAATATGTCTGACGGGGGAGGCTGGACG GTATTCCAGCGTCGCGTTGATGCTTCACAAGACTTTTATCTTTTTTGGGATGACTACAAGATTGGCTTTGGTAATCGAAGTCGGAACTTCTGGCTCGGAAATGAAAAGATATATGGCTTGACGAACCAAAGACCATATGAGCTCCGGATCGACTTTGTTGACAAAAATGGCGATCCTTACTACGCCAAATACGATTTCTTTTGTATCAGTGACGAGAACGATAACTTCAGGCTAGATGTTGGAAATTATTCTGACGGAGATGCAG GTGATTCGCTGACCGACCATGATAACCAACCGTTCACTACACGAGACAAAGATAACGATGATTATGACTTAAGTGATTACAGCTCTGAAAAAAACAACTTAGCCCGTTCTTATGATGGTGCATGGTGGTACATGAATTATGACTATGATAATGATTATTTTTCATCTCTCAACGGTCCCTATGCGAGTTATTCCTTTTATTGGAATACCCTTCCAGGttcttttaattacattaaattcACAGAGATGAAAGTTCGCGCAATCGATGAAGAATGA
- the LOC139973322 gene encoding uncharacterized protein isoform X2 — protein MDCFLVRAVLVSFLCTVTIGFTLADGTSNQQLFVGATEGNVKNNVLLYQRPEYPRDCHEVLHRCSSTSSSGVYLIKPDGYAEPFEVYCDNTADDGGWAIIQRRFDGSINFNRSWEDYQLGFGFLSSELWIGNKRLSYLTNQKRYQLRIDLTTTDGSSFNVTYDAFRISDDSNSYKIVKAEITNRTVVFVDNYIEWCPTNKTYNECQLCEATCADPDSCINTSCKGSHSCVCPDGFLMNGDNCIRIEDCGCFMENETDGERGVLLKEGEIYVSPNCDKKCSCTDNHLSCDDSYQCDPNADCEERNGLLQCYCPPGYSGDGTQCRPTRGTVPSDCKELYNNGERTSGVYEIQPTNWPDSPFEVYCNMSDGGGWTVFQRRVDASQDFYLFWDDYKIGFGNRSRNFWLGNEKIYGLTNQRPYELRIDFVDKNGDPYYAKYDFFCISDENDNFRLDVGNYSDGDAGDSLTDHDNQPFTTRDKDNDDYDLSDYSSEKNNLARSYDGAWWYMNYDYDNDYFSSLNGPYASYSFYWNTLPGSFNYIKFTEMKVRAIDEE, from the exons ATGGACTGTTTCCTTGTCCGAGCAGTGCTTGTATCTTTCTTATGTACAGTGACGATCGGTTTCACTTTGGCAGACGGAACG AGTAATCAGCAACTCTTTGTAGGAGCGACTGAAGGAAACGTTAAGA ACAATGTTTTACTTTATCAGCGTCCTGAATACCCAAGAGATTGTCACGAAGTGTTGCATCGTTGTTCATCAACAAGTTCCAGTGGTGTTTATCTCATTAAACCAGACGGTTATGCCGAACCTTTCGAAGTCTACTGTGATAACACCGCAGATGATGGTGGATGGGCG ATCATACAACGTCGGTTTGACGGATCAATCAATTTTAATCGCAGCTGGGAAGATTATCAGCTAGGATTTGGATTTCTTTCGAGTGAATTATGGATCGGTAATAAGAGGCTTTCATACTTAACCAATCAAAAGAGATATCAACTCCGTATTGACTTGACGACAACAGATGGTTCGTCTTTCAATGTGACGTATGACGCTTTCCGAATAAGCGATGACTCCAACAGCTACAAGATCGTCAAAGCAGAAATTACTAACAGAACAGTAG TCTTTGTAGATAACTACATCGAGTGGTGTCCAACAAATAAAACCTACAATGAGTGTCAACTTTGCGAGGCTACCTGTGCAGATCCTGATAGTTGTATCAATACTTCCTGCAAAGGATCTCATTCGTGTGTCTGTCCTGACGGATTTTTGATGAACGGTGATAACTGCATTAGAATAGAGGACTGTGGATGTTTCATGGAAAATGAAACAGATGGAGAGAGGGGTGTATTGCTAAAA GAAGGAGAAATTTACGTCTCTCCAAACTGTGacaagaaatgttcttgtacggATAATCATCTTTCGTGTGACGATAGTTATCAATGCGATCCTAACGCAGATTGTGAAGAAAGAAACGGTCTGTTACAATGTTACTGTCCGCCAGGATATAGCGGAGACGGCACACAGTGTAGGCCTACACGCGGCACAGTTCCTTCTGACTGTAAAGAACTGTACAACAATGGCGAGAGAACAAGTGGCGTCTATGAAATCCAACCCACAAATTGGCCTGACTCTCCATTCGAAGTGTACTGTAATATGTCTGACGGGGGAGGCTGGACG GTATTCCAGCGTCGCGTTGATGCTTCACAAGACTTTTATCTTTTTTGGGATGACTACAAGATTGGCTTTGGTAATCGAAGTCGGAACTTCTGGCTCGGAAATGAAAAGATATATGGCTTGACGAACCAAAGACCATATGAGCTCCGGATCGACTTTGTTGACAAAAATGGCGATCCTTACTACGCCAAATACGATTTCTTTTGTATCAGTGACGAGAACGATAACTTCAGGCTAGATGTTGGAAATTATTCTGACGGAGATGCAG GTGATTCGCTGACCGACCATGATAACCAACCGTTCACTACACGAGACAAAGATAACGATGATTATGACTTAAGTGATTACAGCTCTGAAAAAAACAACTTAGCCCGTTCTTATGATGGTGCATGGTGGTACATGAATTATGACTATGATAATGATTATTTTTCATCTCTCAACGGTCCCTATGCGAGTTATTCCTTTTATTGGAATACCCTTCCAGGttcttttaattacattaaattcACAGAGATGAAAGTTCGCGCAATCGATGAAGAATGA
- the LOC139973322 gene encoding uncharacterized protein isoform X3, with protein sequence MWIPRKLRFLVQICFFVLSRNIICFHGESNQQLFVGATEGKVHKYPRDCHEVLHRCSSTSSSGVYLIKPDGYAEPFEVYCDNSVDDGGWTIIQRRFDGSINFNRSWEDYQLGFGFLSSELWIGNKRLSYLTNQKRYQLRIDLTTTDGSSFNVTYDAFRISDDSNSYKIVKAEITNRTVVFVDNYIEWCPTNKTYNECQLCEATCADPDSCINTSCKGSHSCVCPDGFLMNGDNCIRIEDCGCFMENETDGERGVLLKEGEIYVSPNCDKKCSCTDNHLSCDDSYQCDPNADCEERNGLLQCYCPPGYSGDGTQCRPTRGTVPSDCKELYNNGERTSGVYEIQPTNWPDSPFEVYCNMSDGGGWTVFQRRVDASQDFYLFWDDYKIGFGNRSRNFWLGNEKIYGLTNQRPYELRIDFVDKNGDPYYAKYDFFCISDENDNFRLDVGNYSDGDAGDSLTDHDNQPFTTRDKDNDDYDLSDYSSEKNNLARSYDGAWWYMNYDYDNDYFSSLNGPYASYSFYWNTLPGSFNYIKFTEMKVRAIDEE encoded by the exons AATACCCAAGAGATTGTCACGAAGTGTTGCATCGGTGTTCATCTACAAGTTCCAGTGGTGTTTATCTCATTAAACCAGACGGCTATGCCGAACCTTTCGAAGTCTACTGTGATAACAGCGTAGATGATGGCGGATGGACG ATCATACAACGTCGGTTTGACGGATCAATCAATTTTAATCGCAGCTGGGAAGATTATCAGCTAGGATTTGGATTTCTTTCGAGTGAATTATGGATCGGTAATAAGAGGCTTTCATACTTAACCAATCAAAAGAGATATCAACTCCGTATTGACTTGACGACAACAGATGGTTCGTCTTTCAATGTGACGTATGACGCTTTCCGAATAAGCGATGACTCCAACAGCTACAAGATCGTCAAAGCAGAAATTACTAACAGAACAGTAG TCTTTGTAGATAACTACATCGAGTGGTGTCCAACAAATAAAACCTACAATGAGTGTCAACTTTGCGAGGCTACCTGTGCAGATCCTGATAGTTGTATCAATACTTCCTGCAAAGGATCTCATTCGTGTGTCTGTCCTGACGGATTTTTGATGAACGGTGATAACTGCATTAGAATAGAGGACTGTGGATGTTTCATGGAAAATGAAACAGATGGAGAGAGGGGTGTATTGCTAAAA GAAGGAGAAATTTACGTCTCTCCAAACTGTGacaagaaatgttcttgtacggATAATCATCTTTCGTGTGACGATAGTTATCAATGCGATCCTAACGCAGATTGTGAAGAAAGAAACGGTCTGTTACAATGTTACTGTCCGCCAGGATATAGCGGAGACGGCACACAGTGTAGGCCTACACGCGGCACAGTTCCTTCTGACTGTAAAGAACTGTACAACAATGGCGAGAGAACAAGTGGCGTCTATGAAATCCAACCCACAAATTGGCCTGACTCTCCATTCGAAGTGTACTGTAATATGTCTGACGGGGGAGGCTGGACG GTATTCCAGCGTCGCGTTGATGCTTCACAAGACTTTTATCTTTTTTGGGATGACTACAAGATTGGCTTTGGTAATCGAAGTCGGAACTTCTGGCTCGGAAATGAAAAGATATATGGCTTGACGAACCAAAGACCATATGAGCTCCGGATCGACTTTGTTGACAAAAATGGCGATCCTTACTACGCCAAATACGATTTCTTTTGTATCAGTGACGAGAACGATAACTTCAGGCTAGATGTTGGAAATTATTCTGACGGAGATGCAG GTGATTCGCTGACCGACCATGATAACCAACCGTTCACTACACGAGACAAAGATAACGATGATTATGACTTAAGTGATTACAGCTCTGAAAAAAACAACTTAGCCCGTTCTTATGATGGTGCATGGTGGTACATGAATTATGACTATGATAATGATTATTTTTCATCTCTCAACGGTCCCTATGCGAGTTATTCCTTTTATTGGAATACCCTTCCAGGttcttttaattacattaaattcACAGAGATGAAAGTTCGCGCAATCGATGAAGAATGA